In Sardina pilchardus chromosome 10, fSarPil1.1, whole genome shotgun sequence, one genomic interval encodes:
- the pik3c2g gene encoding phosphatidylinositol 3-kinase C2 domain-containing subunit gamma: protein MISEMDELEKDYLYALSLMDDDELDMYQSISALSVSQPIFPTAPPFSADPEDHFYETIGGAAAAAPPLEPYYFEVQHELKDYTDTEQVPVREATIPAPGDAMPPPVPPRRRFLSVQQRTERPRSCDFSRKILRTATSVDSRVFADDNWTIRLIDSPQGNNIRISCLCVSTTRLMCRYPHNNPDFNTGLVWGRVFPLHPSLLKTDEFELTFNVSTPWFSQPLPVPTNLNRTVLEFIQEICILLEQPPSDADQCLMKLCDSEEYLRNDEILGLYESIQKYHKFSLDMPVRIVQHSNVANRLSRDEEDDNQPFHLNHLLRSASLFNTSRTTLQLKLCSYKERLNQFLRTQSGDNVNQIVTEVRTICNLLSGVSTVQLEEAIGTVKRRKPSSLIPSEMSDTETDVVILHQALEKLLYIFFDNFHSDFRFEDANHVLPEADVGLHTGTLQFNLAALYKLEPSWLTSLDLFSLSSSLTYGGKNLCEPVVSENISTALSMGNKLRCNRMVVFPVQVRDLPYESMLTFRLFGSKQGKSQELLRWAVLPLYTNRTLVCGTTLLSMSMLVEVSTPPSPALADNHRQPTNGVILQVEFPEQKHWTYHRPVALPGSVLFTEPCLELKRRILQVSQGHCFHLLTENERALLWSKRHSCNKKNSLLHLVLGGAPRWRPQDLTEIYTILENWNLQTSEEALFLLSDSFQDQTVRRAAVQYFEFESDGELEEFLPQLVQALKMEWELDGPLVTLLLQRSLGNVRIAQQLYWLLVDAQEDAHYRGWFVKVMAALRHCCGRVLRVELERETQLLAILAEVAKRIRNTDKARRKDVLNSGRLKIDNFFKGGMSCRLPLDPAILVTGVDVDACKFYNSNAAPLDVSFITADPLSKNVHVICKTGDNLRQDMLVLQIVRVMNRVWLQEGLDMRMVTYRCLATGHNQGLIEVVPDAVTLAKIHLEFGIGGVLREDSLEKWFHMRNKTWENYEEAVMNFLHSCAGWCVATFVLGICDRHNDNIMLKHSGHMFHIDFGKIMGNAQKFATIKRDRTPFIFSSEMQHFITGGGENPQRFHRFVELCCKAYNGLRKRSVLVLSLLQLMLGAGMPEMKDVQDLQFVHNNLRPRHSDLEATEYFTQKIKESMGSFPVKLNFLIHNMVQKKTPSPPAPAHSASSGTNIQEAVIQKHRVKGKDVTFEVRVTIDDGYLISEKTLGQFELIHRKLQKHFIESALPQFPRWFNMSFTAGRKMTLLNKYLKELFEGPCKGNEFVCSLFLDGPTMMKDPSGPSKPQIQLLMSYKDLKLSVMVKHLKNIRLPNGSCPDAYVVTRLRPEQHNGSKKKTKVVKNNNNPTFNELIEYSNVLSLHDRVLEVTVKSKKTAVVETNICLWEREMDVEVWYPLGQCSA, encoded by the exons ATGATTTCTGAAATGGATGAACTTGAGAAAGACTATCTATATGCGCTAAGTTTAATGGACGATGACGAATTGGATATGTATCAATCAATCTCTGCGCTCTCCGTGTCCCAGCCGATTTTCCCCACGGCGCCTCCTTTCAGCGCTGATCCCGAGGACCATTTTTATGAGACGATAGGTGGCGCAGCAGCTGCTGCCCCTCCTTTAGAACCGTACTACTTTGAAGTGCAGCATGAGCTCAAGgactacacagacacagagcaggTGCCCGTGAGAGAGGCGACCATTCCCGCGCCTGGGGATGCCATGCCGCCCCCGGTGCCTCCAAGGCGGAGGTTCCTGAGTGTTCAACAACGGACCGAGAGACCGCGCTCCTGTGATTTTTCGAGGAAAATCTTACGAACCGCCACATCTGTCGACTCGAGGGTCTTTGCT GATGACAACTGGACTATCAGACTGATTGATAGTCCTCAGGGAAACAATATTCGAAtatcctgtctgtgtgtctcaacAACAAG GCTAATGTGCCGATACCCCCACAACAACCCCGACTTTAACACCGGTTTGGTGTGGGGCAGAGTGTTCCCTCTTCACCCGTCTCTTTTGAAGACAGATGAGTTTGAGTTAACCTTCAACGTATCCACGCCATGGTTCTCACAACCACTACCGGTCCCCACTAATC TAAACAGGACAGTACTGGAGTTTATTCAGGAGATTTGCATTCTGTTGGAACAGCCGCCCAGTGACGCTGACCAGTGCCTCATGAAGCTCTGTGACTCCGAGGAGTACCTGAGAAA TGACGAGATTCTAGGACTATATGAGAGCATTCAGAAGTATCACAAGTTCTCTTTGGACATGCCCGTGAGAATTGTACAGCATAGCAATGTGGCGAATCGGCTGTCCAGAGAT GAGGAAGATGACAACCAACCATTTCATTTAAATCACCTTTTGCGGTCTGCGAGTCTCTTCAACACATCACG GACGACTCTTCAGCTGAAGCTGTGTTCCTACAAAGAGAGGTTGAACCAGTTCTTGAGGACTCAG TCTGGGGACAATGTAAACCAGATAGTAACAGAGGTGCGGACCATCTGCAATCTACTGTCCGGTGTTTCTACTGTCCAACTGGAGGAGGCCATAGGCACTGTCAAGAGAAGAAAGCCCAGTTCGCTG ATCCCGTCAGAGATGAGTGACACAGagacag ATGTGGTGATCCTGCACCAAGCTCTGGAGAAACTTCTGTACATCTTCTTTGACAACTTCCACTCTGACTTCCGATTTGAGGATGCGAATCACGTTCTCCCCGAGGCTGACGTTGGCCTCCACACGGGCACTCTGCAGTTCAACCTCGCTGCCCTCTACAAACTAGAACCCAGCTGGCTCACCAG TCTGGATTTGTTTAGCCTGTCGTCCTCCCTGACGTACGGAGGCAAGAACCTCTGTGAGCCGGTGGTGTCTGAGAACATCAGCACCGCTCTCTCCATGGGCAACAAGCTCCGCTGCAACAGAAT GGTGGTATTCCCGGTCCAGGTCCGAGATCTTCCCTATGAATCCATGCTGACGTTCCGTCTGTTTGGGTCCAAACAGGGCAAATCCCAAGAGCTTCTGCGCTGGGCAGTCCTACCCCTCTACACTAACAG GACGCTGGTCTGCGGCACCACGCTGCTCAGTATGTCCATGCTCGTGGAGGTCAGCACGCCTCCGTCACCGGCCCTCGCCGACAACCACCGCCAGCCCACCAACGGGgtcatcctgcag GTGGAGTTCCCAGAGCAGAAACATTGGACATATCACAGACCTGTTGCTCTGCCTGGGTCAGTGTTGTTCACGGAGCCTTGTTTGGAGCTCAAAAGAAGAATTCTGCAGGTTTCCCAGGGCCACTGTTTTCATCT GCTGACGGAGAACGAGCGAGCCTTGCTGTGGTCCAAGCGCCACTCCTGCAATAAGAAGAACAGCCTGCTGCACCTGGTGCTGGGTGGCGCCCCCCGGTGGCGACCGCAGGACCTGACGGAGATCTACACCATCCTGGAGAACTGGAACCTGCAGACCTCAGAGGAGGCTCTCTTCCTGCTCAGTGACAG TTTTCAGGACCAGACCGTGCGGAGGGCCGCTGTGCAGTACTTTGAGTTTGAGTCAGACGGGGAGCTGGAGGAGTTTTTGCCACAGCTGGTGCAG GCTCTAAAGATGGAGTGGGAGCTGGATGGGCCTCTGGtgacactgctgctgcagcgCTCCCTAGGCAACGTGCGCATCGCTCAGCAGCTGTACTG GCTGCTGGTGGACGCTCAGGAGGATGCGCACTACCGCGGCTGGTTCGTCAAGGTGATGGCAGCGCTGAGGCACTGCTGCGGCCGCGTCCTCAGGGTGGAGCTGGAGCGAGAGACACAGCTGCTCGCAATACTCGCCGAGGTGGCCAAGAGGATCCGGAACACCGACAAGGCCAGGAGGAAG GATGTTTTGAACAGCGGCAGGTTGAAAATCGATAACTTCTTCAAAGGAGGGATGTCTTGTCGGTTACCTCTGGACCCGGCCATCCTGGTGACGGGGGTGGACGTGGAT GCCTGTAAGTTCTACAACTCCAACGCTGCACCACTGGACGTGTCCTTCATCACTGCTGACCCTCTTAGCAAAAATGTCCACGTCATCTGCAAG ACGGGAGATAACTTGCGGCAGGACATGCTGGTGCTGCAGATCGTGCGTGTGATGAACAGGGTGTGGCTGCAGGAGGGACTGGACATGCGTATGGTCACCTACAGGTGCCTCGCCACAGGCCACAACCAGG GACTGATAGAGGTGGTGCCTGACGCAGTGACCCTGGCCAAGATCCACCTGGAGTTCGGGATTGGGGGAGTACTGAGGGAGGACTCCCTGGAGAAATGGTTCCACATGAGGAACAAGACATGGGAAAACTatgaggag GCTGTTATGAACTTCCTGCACTCCTGTGCGGGCTGGTGTGTGGCGACATTTGTACTGGGCATCTGTGATCGCCATAACGACAACATCATGCTCAAACACAGCGGCCACATGTTCCACATCGACTTCGGCAAGATCATGGGCAACGCCCAGAAGTTTGCTACCATTAAAAG GGACCGGACCCCATTCATCTTCTCATCAGAGATGCAGCACTTTATTacaggagggggggagaatCCGCAGCGCTTCCATCGCTTTGTGGAGCTATGCTGCAAAGCGTATAATGGACTGCGAAAACGTAGCGTCCTGGTGCTAAGCCTGCTACAGCTG atgctggGTGCAGGCATGCCGGAGATGAAGGATGTGCAGGACCTGCAGTTTGTGCACAACAACCTCAGACCTCGCCACTCTGACCTGGAGGCAACCGAGTACTTCACACA GAAGATCAAGGAGAGCATGGGGAGTTTCCCCGTCAAGCTCAACTTCCTCATCCATAACATGGTCCAGAAGAAGACCCCGTCGCCCCCGGCCCCCGCGCACTCGGCCTCCTCCGGCACCAACATCCAGGAGGCCGTCATCCAGAAGCACCGGGTGAAAGGAAAAGATGTG ACCTTTGAAGTGCGGGTGACCATTGATGATGGGTATCTCATCAGTGAAAAAACGCTTGGACAATTTGAGCTAATTCACAGAAAGCTGCAGAAGCACTTTATAGAGTCTGCTCTTCCACA ATTCCCCAGGTGGTTTAATATGTCTTTTACAGCAGGCAGAAAAATGACTCTGCTCAACAAATATTTGAAGGAGCTGTTTGAGGGCCCATGCAAAGGG AATGAGTTTGTCTGCAGCCTGTTCCTGGATGGCCCCACAATGATGAAAG ATCCAAGTGGTCCATCCAAACCCCAGATTCAGCTCCTCATGTCTTACAAAGACTTGAAACTCTCAGTGATGGTCAAGCACCTAAAGAACATT AGATTGCCAAACGGCTCGTGTCCTGATGCCTACGTGGTGACACGCCTCAGACCAGAGCAGCACAACGGTTCAAAGAAAAAGACCAAAGTGgtgaagaacaacaacaacccgACATTCAACGAACTG